Within the Rhodobacter sp. 24-YEA-8 genome, the region TTCCGTCGATGCGGGCGGATCGGATATGGAACATGCGGCGAGCCACCGGGGTCCGGAAGAGCCGGATCCCGGCTGCGATGAGCTGATCGCGGGATCTGCCTTCAGGGATCAGGGCTCAGCGCCCGCCCCCGTGCGGCGAGTTCGAGGGCATTGCGTACCCCCATCTTGCTCAGCACCTTTTCGCGATGCGCCTCGACCGTGCGGATCGCTATCCCAAGCTGATCGGCAATCTGCTTGTTCATCGCGCCGGTCAGCATCAGGTCCATCACCTCGGCCTCGCGCTGCGACAGCGAGGCGCGGCGATGGTCGAAATCGCGCCGATGCGCCGCCTGGGTCTGCGCGGCCAGGCCGGCGGCAATCGCGCGCAAAGCGAGATCGACGATGTGATTGTCATTGAAGGGTTTTTCAACAAAATCAAAGGCCCCGGCCTTCAGGGTCCGCACCGCGATCGGTACATCGGCATGGCCGGTCAGAAAGATCACCGGCACCACCGAGCCCATGGAACGCAGCCGTTCATAGACCTCAGGCCCCGACAGGCCCCCCATGCGGACATCCATGATGATGCAGGTCATATCCTCCAGCGGCTGCGCGGCGAGAAAATCCTCGCCCGAGGCCCAGAGCCGGGTTTCGATATCGCGCGAGGCCAGCAAAAAGGCCAGCGCGTCGCGGATCGCCTCTTCATCGTCAACGATGTCAACCAGTCCGGTCATGCATCCCCCCTGCTCCCCTCAGCTTTTCCCTCGTCTTCCCCGGATCTCATGGCCGGCAAGGCGACCGTGAACACCGTTCCTCCGTCCCGCGCTTCGCGCCAGGTCAGGCTGCCGCCATGCAGTTCTATGATCGAGCGGCAGATTTTCAGACCCATTCCCATACCCTGCGGTTTGGTGGTGGCAAAGGCTTCGAAAATGCTTTCGCGCAGATCGGCAGAGATGCCGGCGCCGCAATCGTCGACCTCAAGCACCACTTTGCCTGGCTCTTCCGACAGCCGGACGGTGACCGTATCGCCATGGCGGGTCTCGGCCATGGCTTCCATACCGTTGCGGATCAGATTGATCAGCACCTGTTCCAGCAGGATACGGTCAGCGGCCACCGCATGTCTGGCCGCGCCGTCGCGCAGAAGCCTGACCCGGTGTTCGCGCGCATCGGCCTGCAAAAAGCCCAGCGTTTCATCGACCACTGCGCTCAGATCAAGCGGCTGGAAATGCGGCTCGCGCTTTTTCACCAGATCCTGGATCCGCCGGATGATCTGACCGGCGCGGTCGGCCTGACGGGCCAGTTTTTCCGTGGCGGTTCTGAGCACCTGAGGATCGGCCTTCTGGCGTTCCATCAGGTTCAGCATCCCCGCCGCATATGAGGCGATGGCGGCCAGCGGCTGGTTCAGCTCATGCGCCAGCGTCGAGGCCATTTCGCCCAAAGTCACCAGCCGGCCGGTTCGCGCCAGGGTCTCATCCTGCAGCCGGGTGCGACGGGCCGCGCGGCGGGCTTCGGTAATATCGATCACCGAGCCCATCCAGCCGCGATGCGCGCCCATCGCGTCGATCAGCGGTGCCTCATAGACTTCGATGTCAATCTCGCGCCCGTCGCGTGCGACAAAACGGGTTTCGAAGCGCTGGCTGACCGCGCCACCGGCGGCAAGCTGGCTATGGCGCTCCTGCGTTTCGGTCAGGATCGAGGGGTCCCAATAGGGCATTGGCGGCTGATGCCCTATCAGCTCCTCCGCCTCCCAGCCGACCAGATTGCAAAAGGCCGGATTGACGAACAGGATCCGGCCCTCATGGTCCTTGGCGCGCAGACCCACGGTCAGGCTTTCCTCCATCGACCGGCGAAAGGCGGTTTCACTCCAGAGCCGCATCTCGGTCTCGCGGCGCCGTTTCGACGAACGGTAGAGCACGCCAAGCGCCAGCACCGCAAAGGCCGCAAGGGCGGCAATGGCGCCGAAAAGCGCGGTGGCGCGAAAGGCTCCGGGCGCGGTATAGGCGCTGATATGCAGCCAGGTTCCCCGCAGCGGAGGGTCGAAGCTGATGATATGTTTCGGATTTTGAGGGTCTGTTTCAATGCGCTGGCGGCTGGCCAGAACATTGCCGGACAGATCGACCAGTATGACGCCATATTGTTCGGCGATCCACCAGGGCAGATGGCGCTCGAGCACACGGGGCAGGGAAAGCGTCGCGGTCACCACGCCCTGGCGCTCGGCCAGCGGCACGCCGATGGTCACCAGACCGTCGCGCCCGACCGCGCCGTAAACCGGGCGGATCACCCCTGCGGGGCTGGCAAGGATCCGCCCGACCAGCGCGCCATCCGCCTCCGAGCCGATGGGGGGCACTGCCGATCCGGGCGCGCCTTCGGCATCATACCACAGGATCGAAACCACTTCGGGATTTGACATGATATGGCTGCGCGCCCTTGCGGCGATCACCTGATCCGACACGCCGCCGGCATGATCCAGCGCCAGCCGGACCAGCATATCCTCATCCACACCCAGCTGGAATCGCAGGGTCTGCTCGACCCAGAGCGCATCGGTCGCCAGTTTGTCGCGGGCTTTCCCGACATCGTCGCGGGCCACCAGCCAGACCAGCGCCCAGACCATACCAACCAGCGCGATGATCGCCAGCAGCGGCACGAGAGACAAAAGATCCACACGCCTGCGCGGCGGATGCGCGATCTCCAGCGCCCAGGAGCCGCCACGCGGGGCCGCCCGCCCGGCCTGATCGGTAGAACCGGGCCGGGCGCGGGCATTCAAAGGCGCGGCCTCAGTCATTGACGGGTCCGTGACCGCATCGCCTCACCCTTTGCTCCTGTTGCCGGGATCCTGTGTTGCCATATCTGTTTGCCCCCGCGCCCCATACGCAACTTTCTTGCCTTATTGCGGGAATCCACAATAGCGAAACCGTGATCACGCTGGCAAGGAAGCAAACGGAAATCCCACGGCAGGAGGGCGGTGGGATCTGAGGAGGATATCATGATCACTCGTCGTTCACTTGCCACTCTGGCCGGCGCTGCTGCTCTCGCCCTGTCCGCGGCCTTCCCGGCCCTGGCCCAATCTGTCACCATCAAATTCAGCCATGTGGTTGCCCCCGACACGCCCAAGGGCAAAGGGGCCCAGAAATTCAAAGAACTGGCCGAGAAATACACCGAAGGCGCGGTGCTGGTCGAAGTCTACCCCAACAGCCAGCTTTACAAAGACAAGGAAGAGCTGGAGGCGCTGCAGCTTGGCGCCGTACAGATGCTCGCGCCCTCGCTTGCGAAATTCGGCCCATTGGGCGTGCAGCAGTTCGAGCTGTTCGATCTGCCCTATCTGATGGCGGATTACGACGATCTGCGGAAGATCACCGATGGCGAGATCGGCCAGGAGCTTCTGGGCCTCCTCGATCCCAAGGGCATCAAAGGACTGGCCTATTGGGACAATGGTTTCAAGATCATGTCCGCCAATTCGCGGATCGAAAGCACCGATGATTTCCTCGGTCTGAAGATGCGCATTCAGTCTTCGAAGATCCTTGAGGCGCAGATGCTGGCGCTGGATGCGGTGCCGCAGGTGCTGCCTTTCTCCGAGGTCTATCAGGCGTTGCAGACCGGTGTGGTCGACGGCACTGAAAACCCGCCCTCGAATATGTTCACCCAGAAAATGCATGAAGTGCAAAAGCATGCAACGCTCTCGAACCATGGCTATCTCGGCTATGCGGTCATCGTGAACAAGGCCTTCTGGGACGGTCTGGATCCTGCGATCCGCGAGCAGCTGGACCGCGCGATGGAGGAATCGACCATCTATGCCAATTCCATCGCCCGCGAAGAGAATGAATGGGCGATGGCCGAAATGGTGAAGGCCGGCTACACCACCTTTCATGAGCTGACCGAAGACGAGCGCGCCGAATGGATCGCGCGGTTGCGTCCGGTTCATGATGAAATGGCGTCTCGGATCGGCGCCGATCTGATTGCCAAAGCGCATGGCGTTCTCGGCATCGAATAATCCCGTCTGACAGATTTCCCTGCATGAACCCGGGGGCGCGGTCTCTTCGCGCCCCTTTTTTGGTCCCCTGACACGAGGTTTTGCCATGTTTCTGCGCATCCTCGACCGTTTCGAGGAGGTTCTGATCTCGGTGCTGATGGCAGCCGCCGTGATCCTGATCTTTGTTGCGGTCTTCCATCGCTTTTCGATCGGCTATGCCGCCGATCTGGTGCGCTATGCGCGTGCCAATGATATGCCCGAACTGCAAGCCTGGGCGCGTTCGGTCTATTCCTCGATCAACTCGATCAAGCTGACCTGGGCCCAGGAAGCCTGTATCTATCTCTTTGTCTGGATGGCGAAATTCGGGGCCGCCTATGGCGTGCGGATCGGCATCCATGTCGGCGTCGATATGGTTGTGCTGAAGCTTGATGCCAAATGGCAGCGGATCGTGACGATCATTGCCATGTCGGGCGGCATCCTGTTCACCGCGATCCTTGTCTGGATCGGCTCGACCTTTGTCTACCATGTGGGTGTCGGCGGCCAGATCTCGGCCGACCTCGAAATGCCGATGTGGATCGTCTATCTCGCGGTGCCGCTCGGCTCGGCGCTGATGTGTTTCCGCTTCATCCAGGCGCTGCATCTCTATGTCACCACCGGCCAGATCGTGCATCACGAGCATGGTCATGTCGACGGCATGGATGACGCGCCGGCACCCGCAAATGGAGGTGCCGCGAAATGACCGCACTTATCATCTTTGCCATTCTGACCGTGCTGCTGGCGACCTCGATGCCGGTGTCTATCGCGCTTGGTCTGACGGTGTTCAGCTTCCTCTATTTCTTCACCTCGATCCCGATGGACAGCATCGCGCTGAAGCTGTTCACCGGCATTGAGAAATTCGAGATCATGGCGATCCCCTTCTTCATCCTGGCGGGGAACTTCCTGACCCATGGCGGGGTCGCGAAGCGAATGATCGCCTTTGCCACCTCGATGGTCGGGCACTGGCATGGCGGCATGGGTCTTGCGGCCGTGGTGGCCTGCGCACTTTTCGCGGCAATTTCGGGGTCAAGCCCGGCGACCGTGATGGCAGTGGGTTCGATCATGATCCCGGCCATGGTGAAAATGGGCTATCCGCCGCAATTCGCGGTCGGCCCGGTGGCGGCGGCCGGGGGGCTTGGCATCCTGATCCCGCCGTCCATCGTCATGGTGATGTATGCGGTGGCCACATCGGGGATGATGGCGACCGGGCCGGATGGAGAGGTCGTCTTCTCGCCCTCGATCGGGCAGATCTTCATCGCGGGCGTGGTGCCCGGGCTGATCCTGGCTGCGATGTATGCGGCCACCACCGTCTGGCGCGCCTGGAAGAACGGCTATCCGCGGCTGCCGCGTGCCGGCTGGGGAGAGCGCTTTGCCGCGTTTCGC harbors:
- a CDS encoding TRAP transporter small permease codes for the protein MFLRILDRFEEVLISVLMAAAVILIFVAVFHRFSIGYAADLVRYARANDMPELQAWARSVYSSINSIKLTWAQEACIYLFVWMAKFGAAYGVRIGIHVGVDMVVLKLDAKWQRIVTIIAMSGGILFTAILVWIGSTFVYHVGVGGQISADLEMPMWIVYLAVPLGSALMCFRFIQALHLYVTTGQIVHHEHGHVDGMDDAPAPANGGAAK
- a CDS encoding TRAP transporter substrate-binding protein; amino-acid sequence: MITRRSLATLAGAAALALSAAFPALAQSVTIKFSHVVAPDTPKGKGAQKFKELAEKYTEGAVLVEVYPNSQLYKDKEELEALQLGAVQMLAPSLAKFGPLGVQQFELFDLPYLMADYDDLRKITDGEIGQELLGLLDPKGIKGLAYWDNGFKIMSANSRIESTDDFLGLKMRIQSSKILEAQMLALDAVPQVLPFSEVYQALQTGVVDGTENPPSNMFTQKMHEVQKHATLSNHGYLGYAVIVNKAFWDGLDPAIREQLDRAMEESTIYANSIAREENEWAMAEMVKAGYTTFHELTEDERAEWIARLRPVHDEMASRIGADLIAKAHGVLGIE
- a CDS encoding TRAP transporter large permease, whose product is MTALIIFAILTVLLATSMPVSIALGLTVFSFLYFFTSIPMDSIALKLFTGIEKFEIMAIPFFILAGNFLTHGGVAKRMIAFATSMVGHWHGGMGLAAVVACALFAAISGSSPATVMAVGSIMIPAMVKMGYPPQFAVGPVAAAGGLGILIPPSIVMVMYAVATSGMMATGPDGEVVFSPSIGQIFIAGVVPGLILAAMYAATTVWRAWKNGYPRLPRAGWGERFAAFRKSIWGLLLIVIIMGGIYGGIFTPTEAAAVSAVYAFVIAVFVYKDIRMRDVPKVLLTSAAMSAMLLYIITNAVMFAFILTSEQIPQHMSDWIVSLGFGKIGFLLMVNIMLLVIGMVMEPSAIILIMAPILYPIAVKLGIDPVHFGIILIVNMEIGLATPPVGLNLYVGSAISKLGLTEVSKSVVPWLLTALVFLMMITYIPEITLFLPRLMGM
- a CDS encoding PAS domain S-box protein — encoded protein: MTEAAPLNARARPGSTDQAGRAAPRGGSWALEIAHPPRRRVDLLSLVPLLAIIALVGMVWALVWLVARDDVGKARDKLATDALWVEQTLRFQLGVDEDMLVRLALDHAGGVSDQVIAARARSHIMSNPEVVSILWYDAEGAPGSAVPPIGSEADGALVGRILASPAGVIRPVYGAVGRDGLVTIGVPLAERQGVVTATLSLPRVLERHLPWWIAEQYGVILVDLSGNVLASRQRIETDPQNPKHIISFDPPLRGTWLHISAYTAPGAFRATALFGAIAALAAFAVLALGVLYRSSKRRRETEMRLWSETAFRRSMEESLTVGLRAKDHEGRILFVNPAFCNLVGWEAEELIGHQPPMPYWDPSILTETQERHSQLAAGGAVSQRFETRFVARDGREIDIEVYEAPLIDAMGAHRGWMGSVIDITEARRAARRTRLQDETLARTGRLVTLGEMASTLAHELNQPLAAIASYAAGMLNLMERQKADPQVLRTATEKLARQADRAGQIIRRIQDLVKKREPHFQPLDLSAVVDETLGFLQADAREHRVRLLRDGAARHAVAADRILLEQVLINLIRNGMEAMAETRHGDTVTVRLSEEPGKVVLEVDDCGAGISADLRESIFEAFATTKPQGMGMGLKICRSIIELHGGSLTWREARDGGTVFTVALPAMRSGEDEGKAEGSRGDA
- a CDS encoding response regulator transcription factor, with the protein product MTGLVDIVDDEEAIRDALAFLLASRDIETRLWASGEDFLAAQPLEDMTCIIMDVRMGGLSGPEVYERLRSMGSVVPVIFLTGHADVPIAVRTLKAGAFDFVEKPFNDNHIVDLALRAIAAGLAAQTQAAHRRDFDHRRASLSQREAEVMDLMLTGAMNKQIADQLGIAIRTVEAHREKVLSKMGVRNALELAARGRALSPDP